A stretch of the Corylus avellana chromosome ca6, CavTom2PMs-1.0 genome encodes the following:
- the LOC132184772 gene encoding hydroquinone glucosyltransferase-like, translated as MATITKQQKTPHIAIVPTPGIGHLVPLVELAKRLVLHHNFLVTLLIPTDGSPMIQHKAFLEALPNSISSIFLPPVSLDDLPEDVKIETRIALTLTRSLPALRDSFKVLAESTRLVASVVDLLALEVFDVAKEFGISSYIFFCTTAMALSFVFHLPELDETFTCEFRDLPEPIKLPGCVPIHGSDLADGFQDRKNEVYKAILQMAKQYPLAAGIMVNSFLDLEPGCFKALMEGKEGWPPVYPVGPLVQSGSDMNAVEGSECLRWLDKQPNSSVLFVSFGSGGTLSHEQLNELALGLEMSGQRFLWVVRSPHEKAANANYFSVQSIKDPFPFLPDGFLERTKEVGLVVSSWAPQVQILKHASTGGFLFHCGWNSTLESMLHGVPLIALPLYADQRVSSVLLADDLKVAFRVKVNDKGLVGHKDIANYARGIIEGEEGKLLKNKMKELKNAAERALSQDGSSTKSLAEVAQIWKSHKE; from the coding sequence ATGGCCACCATTACCAAGCAACAGAAAACACCCCACATAGCCATTGTGCCCACTCCAGGGATTGGCCATCTCGTCCCACTCGTTGAGCTCGCAAAGCGACTCGTCCTCCACCACAATTTCCTGGTCACCTTACTCATCCCCACAGATGGTTCACCCATGATACAACACAAAGCCTTCCTTGAAGCCCTACCCAACTCCATATCCTCCATATTTCTTCCTCCCGTCAGCCTTGACGACCTCCCCGAGGACGTCAAGATCGAGACCCGGATCGCACTTACCTTGACTCGGTCCCTCCCTGCCCTACGAGACTCTTTCAAGGTCTTAGCCGAGTCAACTCGGCTAGTAGCCTCGGTGGTTGATTTACTTGCTTTGGAGGTGTTCGATGTGGCTAAAGAATTCGGTATTTcttcctacatttttttttgtacaacCGCCATGGCTTTGTCGTTCGTCTTTCACTTACCAGAGCTTGATGAAACATTCACTTGTGAGTTCAGAGACTTGCCTGAACCGATCAAATTACCCGGTTGTGTGCCGATCCATGGGTCCGATCTGGCGGACGGATTTCAAGATAGAAAGAATGAGGTATATAAAGCGATTCTACAAATGGCCAAACAATACCCTCTTGCTGCTGGAATTATGGTTAATAGCTTTCTGGATTTGGAACCGGGTTGTTTTAAAGCTTTGATGGAAGGAAAAGAGGGCTGGCCACCTGTTTACCCAGTTGGACCGCTTGTTCAGTCCGGTTCAGACATGAATGCGGTTGAAGGTTCCGAGTGTTTGAGGTGGTTGGATAAGCAGCCAAATAGTTCAGTGTTATTCGTTTCATTTGGTAGCGGTGGGACGCTTTCACATGAGCAGCTAAATGAATTGGCCTTAGGACTTGAAATGAGTGGGCAAAGATTTCTTTGGGTTGTGAGGAGCCCACATGAGAAAGCTGCCAATGCAAATTACTTCAGTGTACAAAGCATTAAggatccttttccttttcttcctgaCGGGTTCTTGGAGAGGACAAAAGAAGTGGGTCTAGTGGTGTCCTCTTGGGCTCCTCAGGTGCAGATCCTAAAGCATGCCTCCACCGGCGGCTTCCTGTTCCACTGTGGGTGGAATTCAACCCTGGAGAGCATGTTGCACGGCGTGCCGTTGATTGCTTTGCCACTATACGCGGATCAAAGGGTGAGCTCTGTACTGCTAGCTGATGATTTGAAGGTTGCTTTTAGGGTCAAAGTCAATGACAAAGGCCTGGTGGGACACAAAGATATTGCAAACTACGCAAGAGGGATAATCgagggagaagaaggaaaattgctaaagaacaaaatgaaagaaCTAAAGAATGCGGCTGAAAGGGCTTTGAGCCAAGATGGGTCGTCAACAAAATCACTGGCGGAGGTGGCTCAGATATGGAAGAGTCACAAAGAATGA